The Hyphomicrobium sp. MC1 genome window below encodes:
- a CDS encoding FkbM family methyltransferase, translated as MVSQALQGVMRSLRVYLGPDAPREAMDDLYRRFIEPGALVFDIGAHVGDRVSSFRRLGARVIAVEPQPLLFSALTHLHGRDPLVEIVDRAVGADAGMHELFVNTANPTVSTLSEDFVHQAEGAPGWEGQVWDAHLLIEMVTLDGLIARYGLPAFIKIDVEGFEDAALRGLSQPVKALSFEFTTIARGVAMACFDRLSELGDYRYNWSLGETQMLTFDRWLTDAEIAEYLSNLPHDANSGDVYAMLAP; from the coding sequence ATGGTCTCGCAAGCGTTGCAGGGCGTCATGCGATCGCTGCGGGTCTATCTCGGCCCCGATGCGCCGCGCGAGGCCATGGACGATCTCTATCGCCGCTTTATCGAGCCGGGCGCACTCGTGTTTGATATCGGTGCTCACGTCGGCGACCGCGTCTCGTCGTTTCGACGTCTCGGTGCCAGAGTCATCGCGGTCGAGCCGCAGCCGCTGCTGTTTTCTGCGCTCACCCACCTGCACGGCCGCGATCCGCTCGTCGAGATCGTTGATCGCGCCGTCGGAGCAGATGCTGGAATGCACGAGCTCTTCGTCAACACCGCGAACCCGACCGTTTCGACTTTGTCGGAAGACTTCGTGCATCAAGCCGAAGGCGCGCCCGGCTGGGAAGGCCAGGTCTGGGACGCTCATCTGCTGATCGAAATGGTGACGCTCGACGGTCTCATCGCGCGTTACGGCCTTCCTGCGTTCATCAAGATTGATGTCGAAGGTTTCGAAGACGCAGCTTTGCGCGGCCTTTCACAGCCGGTAAAGGCGCTGTCGTTCGAATTCACGACGATTGCCCGCGGTGTCGCGATGGCATGCTTCGATCGACTTTCGGAGCTTGGCGACTATCGCTACAACTGGTCTCTCGGCGAAACCCAGATGCTCACGTTCGATCGTTGGCTCACGGATGCCGAAATCGCCGAATACCTGAGCAACCTGCCACACGATGCGAATTCGGGCGACGTCTATGCGATGCTCGCGCCATAA
- the rpoB gene encoding DNA-directed RNA polymerase subunit beta, with translation MAQTLTSRKRLRKQFGSIGEVAEMPNLIEVQKASYDDFLMVKEPPGGRPDDFGLQSVFKGVFPISDFAGKSTLEFVSYEFEPPKFDVDECMQRDMTFAAPLKVKLRLIVFDVNEETGSKSIKDVKEQDVYMGDMPLMTSNGTFIINGTERVIVSQMHRSPGVFFDHDRGKTHSSGKLLFAARIIPYRGSWLDFEFDAKDIVYVRIDRRRKLPVTTMLYALGLDDEEILAHFYKHISIKESKRGWKMPFLPEKFRGVTPQSDIADAKTGEVIARAGEKITARRSREIAESGIKEILISAEDLAGRFIAEDIVDMETGKIFAEAGDELDENLLAELKEQKVKEFHILDIDYVNTGAFIRNTLNIDKNANQQEALMDIYRVMRPGEPPTIEAATALFHGLFFDPERFDLSAVGRVKMNMRLELDAPDTMRVLRREDILAVVKTLVDLRDGKGEIDDIDHLGNRRVRSVGELMENQYRVGLLRMERAIKERMSSVDIDTVMPQDLINAKPAAAAVREFFGSSQLSQFMDQTNPLSEITHKRRLSALGPGGLTRERAGFEVRDVHPTHYGRICPIETPEGPNIGLINSLATFARVNKYGFIESPYRKVINGRVTDEVAYLSAMEEMRHHVAQANAAIDAKGKMTEDLVTVRYQGDVMLVPTDKVDYIDVSPKQLVSVAAALIPFLENDDANRALMGSNMQRQAVPLIKAEAPLVGTGMEERVAQDSGAAIAARRTGIVDQVDATRIVIRATEEQDPSKPGVDIYRLRKFQRSNQNTCINQRPLINVGDHVKAGDIIADGPSTELGELALGKNVLVAFMPWMGYNFEDSILMNERVVSEDVFTSIHIEEFEVMARDTKLGPEEITRDIPNVSEEALKNLDEAGIVYIGAEVHPGDILVGKITPKGESPMTPEEKLLRAIFGEKASDVRDTSLRLPPGVAGTIVEVRVFNRHGVEKDERAMAIEREEIERLAKDRDDELQILDRNVYARLKDALMGKEVAKGPKNARKGTIIDNVILDDIPRSQWWEIGLANEKAQAEVEAIQKQYEDAKKGLGLRFADKVDKLQRGDELPPGVMKMVKVFVAVKRKIQPGDKMAGRHGNKGVVSMIVPSEDMPFLEDGTPVDVVLNPLGVPSRMNVGQILETHLGWACRGLGRMIDDALHQFHESGQAQALREQMERVYGQDVIKSSLKDDELVGVAQNLRTGVPIATPVFDGAREKDIVEMLQLAGFDTSGQVTLFDGRTGEPFDRKVTVGYKYVLKLHHLVDDKIHARSIGPYSLVTQQPLGGKAQFGGQRFGEMEVWALEAYGAAYTLQEMLTVKSDDVAGRTKVYEAIVRGDDAFEAGVPESFNVLVKEMRALGLNVELVNSELPQIEAENDQPETPEEPQAQLPPAAE, from the coding sequence ATGGCTCAAACCCTCACCAGCCGCAAACGCCTCCGGAAGCAGTTTGGTTCTATCGGAGAAGTCGCGGAGATGCCGAACCTCATCGAGGTTCAGAAAGCGTCTTACGATGACTTCTTGATGGTCAAAGAGCCCCCGGGCGGCAGGCCGGACGATTTCGGCTTGCAGTCGGTGTTCAAGGGCGTTTTCCCGATCTCCGATTTCGCCGGCAAGTCGACGCTGGAATTCGTCAGCTACGAATTCGAGCCGCCGAAGTTCGACGTCGACGAGTGTATGCAGCGCGACATGACGTTCGCAGCGCCGCTCAAGGTCAAGCTGCGCCTGATCGTGTTCGATGTGAACGAAGAGACGGGCTCGAAGTCGATCAAGGACGTCAAGGAGCAGGACGTCTACATGGGCGACATGCCGCTCATGACGTCGAACGGCACCTTCATCATCAACGGCACCGAGCGCGTGATCGTCTCGCAGATGCACCGTTCGCCGGGCGTCTTCTTCGACCACGATCGCGGCAAGACGCACTCTTCGGGCAAGCTATTGTTCGCAGCTCGCATCATTCCGTATCGCGGTTCCTGGCTCGACTTCGAGTTCGACGCGAAAGACATCGTCTATGTCCGTATCGACCGCCGCCGCAAGCTGCCGGTGACGACGATGCTCTATGCCTTGGGCCTCGACGACGAAGAGATCCTCGCGCACTTCTACAAGCACATCTCGATCAAGGAATCGAAGCGCGGCTGGAAAATGCCGTTCCTGCCCGAGAAGTTCCGCGGCGTTACTCCGCAGTCCGACATCGCCGACGCTAAGACCGGTGAAGTGATTGCGCGCGCTGGCGAGAAGATCACCGCACGCCGTTCGCGCGAGATCGCCGAAAGCGGCATCAAGGAAATCCTGATCTCCGCTGAGGACCTCGCAGGCCGCTTCATCGCCGAAGACATCGTCGATATGGAGACGGGCAAGATCTTCGCCGAAGCCGGTGACGAGCTGGATGAGAATCTGTTGGCCGAGCTCAAGGAGCAGAAGGTCAAGGAATTCCACATCCTCGACATCGACTACGTCAACACCGGCGCGTTCATCCGCAACACGCTCAACATCGACAAGAACGCCAATCAGCAGGAAGCGCTGATGGACATCTACCGGGTCATGCGCCCGGGCGAGCCGCCGACCATCGAAGCGGCGACCGCGCTGTTCCATGGCCTGTTCTTCGATCCGGAGCGTTTCGATCTCTCGGCCGTCGGCCGCGTGAAGATGAACATGCGCCTCGAACTCGATGCGCCTGATACGATGCGCGTGCTGCGCCGTGAGGACATCCTCGCGGTCGTGAAGACGCTTGTCGATCTGCGCGACGGCAAGGGCGAAATCGACGACATCGACCACTTGGGCAACCGTCGCGTTCGCTCAGTCGGCGAGCTGATGGAGAACCAGTATCGCGTCGGCCTGCTCCGCATGGAGCGCGCCATCAAGGAGCGCATGTCGTCGGTCGATATCGACACGGTGATGCCGCAGGACCTGATCAACGCCAAGCCGGCAGCGGCTGCGGTGCGCGAGTTCTTCGGTTCGTCCCAGCTCTCGCAGTTCATGGACCAGACGAACCCGCTGTCGGAAATCACCCACAAGCGCCGTCTCTCGGCTCTTGGACCGGGCGGTCTGACGCGTGAACGCGCGGGCTTCGAAGTCCGCGACGTGCATCCGACGCACTATGGCCGTATCTGCCCGATTGAGACGCCGGAAGGTCCGAACATCGGTCTGATCAACTCGCTCGCGACGTTCGCGCGCGTGAACAAATACGGCTTCATCGAAAGCCCGTACCGCAAGGTCATCAACGGCCGCGTCACCGACGAGGTTGCCTACCTCTCCGCCATGGAAGAGATGCGCCATCACGTTGCGCAGGCAAACGCTGCCATCGATGCCAAGGGCAAGATGACGGAAGACCTCGTCACCGTTCGCTACCAGGGCGATGTGATGCTCGTTCCGACCGACAAGGTCGATTACATCGACGTGTCGCCGAAGCAGCTCGTGTCGGTCGCGGCCGCGCTCATCCCGTTCCTTGAGAACGACGACGCCAACCGCGCGCTCATGGGCTCGAACATGCAGCGTCAGGCCGTGCCGCTGATCAAGGCGGAAGCGCCGCTGGTCGGCACCGGCATGGAAGAGCGCGTGGCGCAGGACTCGGGCGCTGCCATCGCGGCACGCCGTACGGGCATCGTCGATCAGGTCGACGCAACCCGTATCGTTATCCGCGCAACGGAAGAGCAGGACCCTTCGAAGCCGGGCGTCGACATCTATCGTCTGCGCAAGTTCCAGCGTTCGAACCAGAACACCTGTATCAACCAGCGTCCGCTGATTAACGTCGGCGATCACGTCAAGGCAGGCGACATCATCGCTGACGGTCCTTCGACCGAACTCGGCGAGCTGGCGCTCGGCAAGAACGTGCTCGTCGCGTTCATGCCGTGGATGGGCTACAACTTCGAAGACTCGATCCTGATGAACGAGCGCGTCGTCTCCGAAGACGTGTTCACCTCGATCCACATCGAGGAATTCGAGGTCATGGCTCGCGATACGAAGCTCGGACCTGAGGAAATCACGCGCGATATTCCGAACGTCTCGGAAGAAGCGCTGAAGAACCTCGACGAAGCCGGCATCGTCTACATCGGCGCCGAAGTCCATCCGGGTGACATTCTGGTCGGCAAGATCACGCCGAAGGGCGAAAGCCCGATGACGCCGGAAGAAAAGCTTCTGCGCGCCATCTTCGGTGAAAAGGCGTCTGACGTTCGCGATACCTCGCTGCGTCTGCCGCCGGGCGTCGCCGGCACGATCGTCGAAGTCCGCGTCTTCAATCGTCACGGCGTCGAGAAAGACGAGCGTGCGATGGCGATCGAGCGCGAAGAGATCGAGCGTCTCGCAAAAGACCGCGACGACGAGCTTCAGATCCTCGACCGCAACGTCTACGCCCGTCTGAAAGACGCACTGATGGGCAAGGAAGTCGCGAAGGGTCCGAAGAACGCCCGTAAGGGTACGATCATCGACAACGTGATCCTCGACGACATCCCGCGTAGCCAGTGGTGGGAAATCGGTCTTGCCAATGAGAAGGCGCAGGCCGAAGTCGAAGCCATCCAGAAGCAGTACGAAGACGCCAAGAAGGGCCTCGGTCTGCGTTTTGCCGACAAGGTCGACAAGCTGCAGCGCGGTGACGAGCTGCCGCCGGGCGTGATGAAGATGGTCAAGGTCTTCGTCGCGGTGAAGCGCAAGATCCAGCCGGGCGACAAGATGGCCGGCCGTCACGGCAACAAGGGTGTCGTGTCGATGATCGTCCCGTCGGAAGACATGCCGTTCCTCGAAGACGGCACGCCGGTCGACGTCGTTCTGAACCCGCTCGGCGTGCCGAGCCGCATGAACGTCGGACAGATCCTCGAAACGCATCTTGGCTGGGCGTGCCGCGGCCTTGGCCGCATGATCGACGACGCATTGCATCAGTTCCACGAGAGCGGCCAGGCGCAGGCTCTCCGCGAACAGATGGAGCGCGTTTACGGTCAGGACGTCATCAAGTCGTCGTTGAAAGACGATGAGCTTGTGGGCGTCGCTCAGAACCTGCGCACGGGCGTTCCGATTGCGACGCCGGTGTTCGACGGCGCGCGTGAGAAAGACATCGTCGAAATGCTGCAGCTCGCAGGTTTCGATACGTCGGGCCAGGTGACGCTGTTCGACGGCCGCACGGGCGAGCCGTTCGATCGCAAGGTCACCGTCGGCTACAAGTACGTTCTGAAGCTGCACCACCTTGTCGACGACAAGATCCATGCTCGTTCGATCGGTCCGTACTCGCTCGTTACCCAGCAGCCGCTGGGCGGTAAGGCGCAGTTCGGCGGCCAGCGCTTCGGCGAAATGGAGGTCTGGGCTCTGGAAGCTTACGGCGCCGCCTACACGCTGCAGGAAATGCTGACCGTGAAGTCGGACGACGTCGCCGGCCGCACCAAGGTCTACGAGGCGATCGTCCGTGGTGACGATGCGTTCGAAGCCGGCGTGCCAGAAAGCTTCAACGTGCTCGTCAAGGAAATGCGCGCGTTGGGTCTCAACGTCGAGCTCGTCAACAGCGAGCTGCCGCAGATCGAAGCAGAAAACGATCAGCCGGAGACGCCCGAGGAACCCCAGGCGCAGCTTCCGCCAGCGGCTGAATAA
- a CDS encoding YbjQ family protein has protein sequence MLVVTTNEIQGYRIVRHLGLVRGLTVRSRSVVGNLGAAIQIFFGGNISVYTKLAEHARQEAFDLLVEHAQSMGANAVVAMRYDANEIAAAVTEVLAYGSAVVIEPVDGQGKAPAEIGGPWSGPDGRR, from the coding sequence ATGCTGGTCGTGACGACAAACGAGATTCAAGGCTACCGCATTGTCCGTCACCTCGGGCTGGTTCGTGGCCTGACGGTGCGCTCGCGCAGCGTCGTCGGCAATCTCGGCGCCGCGATACAGATCTTTTTTGGCGGCAACATCTCGGTTTACACCAAGCTCGCCGAGCATGCGCGCCAGGAAGCCTTCGACCTTCTCGTCGAGCACGCCCAGAGCATGGGCGCAAACGCCGTCGTCGCGATGCGCTACGACGCCAACGAAATTGCCGCTGCCGTGACCGAGGTCCTGGCCTACGGATCGGCCGTCGTCATCGAGCCGGTGGATGGGCAGGGGAAGGCACCAGCCGAAATCGGCGGCCCCTGGAGCGGCCCCGACGGTCGCCGATAG
- the rplK gene encoding 50S ribosomal protein L11 produces the protein MAKKIDGFINLQVPAGAANPSPPIGPALGQRGVNIMEFCKSFNAKTKDLEQGTPIPVKITVYSDRSFTFEMRQPPATYLIKKAAGLRPTGKGGQGSKEPGRIVAGQVTIAQLKEIAKGKLKDMNTDDIDAAARTLAGSARSMGLKVVE, from the coding sequence ATGGCGAAGAAAATTGACGGCTTTATCAACTTGCAGGTACCGGCTGGGGCGGCCAATCCGTCGCCGCCGATCGGTCCCGCGCTTGGTCAGCGCGGCGTGAATATCATGGAATTCTGCAAGTCCTTCAATGCAAAAACGAAGGACCTGGAGCAGGGTACACCGATTCCCGTGAAGATCACGGTCTACTCCGACCGTTCGTTCACGTTCGAGATGCGTCAGCCGCCGGCGACGTACCTCATCAAGAAGGCAGCAGGTCTTCGCCCGACGGGTAAGGGCGGTCAGGGTTCGAAAGAGCCGGGTCGCATTGTTGCCGGTCAGGTCACGATCGCGCAGCTGAAAGAGATTGCTAAGGGCAAGCTCAAGGACATGAACACCGACGATATCGACGCCGCCGCTCGCACGCTCGCGGGTAGCGCACGTTCGATGGGCCTCAAGGTGGTGGAGTAG
- the rplJ gene encoding 50S ribosomal protein L10 yields MDRAAKRELIDSLHTTLKSTGVVVVAHNTGMVAAQSAEFRRRVKEAGGSVKVAKNKLAQLALKDTDAEKLSEILTGPTILAFSQDPIAAAKATVTYAKGNDKLVILGGAMGKTILDAKGVQALAELPSLDELRAKLIGLLNAPATKIARTVKEPGAKLARVIQAKASKEEAAA; encoded by the coding sequence GTGGATAGAGCCGCGAAACGTGAGCTCATCGATAGCCTCCACACCACGCTGAAAAGCACGGGTGTGGTCGTTGTCGCCCACAACACCGGCATGGTGGCCGCTCAATCCGCAGAGTTCCGCAGGCGCGTTAAAGAAGCCGGCGGCTCTGTGAAGGTGGCCAAGAACAAGCTGGCGCAGCTCGCGCTCAAGGATACCGACGCCGAGAAGCTTTCGGAGATTTTGACGGGGCCGACCATCCTGGCCTTCTCGCAAGATCCGATCGCCGCGGCGAAGGCGACCGTCACGTACGCCAAGGGCAACGACAAGCTCGTGATCCTGGGTGGCGCGATGGGCAAGACCATCCTTGACGCGAAAGGCGTGCAGGCCCTTGCCGAACTGCCGTCGCTTGATGAACTCCGCGCCAAGCTCATTGGCCTCCTCAACGCTCCGGCGACCAAGATCGCCCGGACCGTCAAGGAGCCCGGTGCCAAGCTGGCCCGCGTCATTCAGGCCAAGGCGTCGAAGGAAGAGGCAGCAGCCTAA
- a CDS encoding TIGR01459 family HAD-type hydrolase, with product MPTSSLRNTSKVPPVLAHAGLLLSRYDVIFCDVWGVVHNGVTAFEGACRALEKFRADGGTVILVSNAPVPKKRVADMLDSRHVPRSAWDDIVSSGDIALHHLDEKKFQQLYCIGPQDRDQALFSALRARSAELEDAEAIICTGLNDDRRETPEDYQGILERALAKDIPFVCANPDLIVDVGGTLLYCAGAIADLYEKMGGVVYWAGKPYLSAYETAHRKAEGLRDKNVAKDKILVIGDAIRTDIKGAQNYGCDALFIASGIHRHETVDGIDLSATKLADLFTADAPPAIGAMLELAL from the coding sequence TTGCCGACATCATCGCTTCGCAACACGTCCAAGGTCCCTCCCGTCTTGGCTCACGCCGGTCTGCTTTTGAGCCGTTATGACGTCATCTTTTGCGATGTCTGGGGCGTGGTTCACAACGGCGTCACGGCGTTCGAGGGCGCATGCCGGGCGCTTGAGAAATTTCGCGCCGACGGCGGCACCGTCATTCTGGTGTCGAATGCGCCGGTTCCGAAGAAGCGCGTGGCGGACATGCTCGATTCCCGGCATGTGCCCAGAAGCGCCTGGGACGACATCGTGTCGTCGGGCGATATTGCGCTTCATCACCTGGATGAGAAGAAGTTCCAGCAGCTTTACTGCATCGGTCCGCAGGACCGCGATCAGGCGCTTTTTTCCGCGCTTCGGGCCCGCTCGGCCGAGTTGGAGGATGCCGAAGCGATCATTTGCACGGGACTCAACGACGACCGGCGAGAGACGCCGGAAGATTACCAGGGCATCCTCGAACGTGCGCTTGCAAAAGACATACCGTTCGTATGCGCCAATCCGGACTTGATCGTCGATGTCGGTGGCACCCTGCTCTATTGCGCAGGCGCCATCGCCGACCTGTACGAGAAGATGGGCGGCGTCGTCTATTGGGCGGGCAAGCCTTATCTCAGCGCGTACGAGACCGCGCATCGCAAGGCTGAGGGGCTTCGCGACAAGAACGTCGCGAAAGACAAGATCCTCGTCATCGGCGACGCCATCCGCACCGATATCAAAGGCGCGCAGAACTATGGCTGCGACGCCCTTTTCATTGCGTCGGGCATTCACCGCCACGAGACGGTCGACGGCATCGACCTGTCGGCGACAAAGCTTGCCGATCTGTTCACGGCCGACGCGCCGCCCGCCATTGGCGCAATGCTCGAACTCGCCTTGTAA
- the secE gene encoding preprotein translocase subunit SecE translates to MAKFNPITFMQEVRQEVAKVTWPTWKEVWITTLMVLIMVALASVFFLLVDQALSHIVRLVLGVGT, encoded by the coding sequence ATGGCGAAGTTCAATCCCATAACCTTTATGCAAGAGGTTCGGCAGGAAGTCGCGAAGGTAACTTGGCCGACATGGAAAGAGGTGTGGATCACGACTTTGATGGTACTCATCATGGTCGCGCTCGCCTCTGTTTTCTTTTTGCTTGTTGATCAGGCGCTGAGCCACATCGTGCGTTTGGTCTTAGGGGTGGGCACCTGA
- the rplL gene encoding 50S ribosomal protein L7/L12 — MSKIEKIVEDLSALTVLEAAELAKMLEEKWGVSAAAAVAVAAPAAGGAAAAPAEEQTEFTVILKSGGDKKINVIKEVRAITGLGLKEAKDLVEAGGKTVKEGVSKDEAQKLKKQLEDQGAVVEVK; from the coding sequence ATGTCTAAGATCGAGAAAATCGTTGAAGACTTGTCGGCACTCACCGTGCTCGAAGCCGCTGAGCTTGCCAAGATGCTGGAAGAGAAGTGGGGCGTTTCGGCTGCTGCTGCCGTCGCCGTTGCTGCTCCCGCTGCTGGCGGCGCTGCTGCTGCTCCGGCCGAAGAGCAGACGGAGTTCACCGTTATCCTGAAGTCGGGTGGCGACAAGAAGATCAACGTCATCAAGGAAGTTCGCGCCATCACGGGCCTCGGCCTGAAGGAAGCCAAGGACCTCGTCGAGGCCGGCGGCAAGACCGTGAAGGAAGGCGTTTCGAAGGACGAAGCCCAGAAGCTCAAGAAGCAGCTTGAGGATCAGGGCGCTGTCGTCGAAGTGAAGTAA
- the rplA gene encoding 50S ribosomal protein L1: protein MLTVKQGLPAGKAYGVDEAVKIIKERAKAKFDETIEVAVNLGVDPKHADQMVRGVCNLPNGSGRTARVAVFARGAKADEAKAAGADIVGAEDLVEIVSKGTINFDRCIATPDMMGLVGRLGKVLGPRGLMPNPRVGTVTMDVTSAVKGAKGGSVEFRVEKAGIVHAGVGKASFTEEALVQNIKAFVDAVVKAKPTGSKGTYLKKVSLSSTMGPGLKLDTASVAPGPAA from the coding sequence ATGCTCACCGTCAAGCAGGGCCTCCCCGCGGGTAAAGCCTATGGCGTCGACGAAGCCGTGAAGATCATCAAGGAACGCGCCAAGGCGAAGTTCGACGAGACGATCGAAGTTGCCGTCAACCTCGGCGTCGATCCCAAGCATGCCGACCAGATGGTCCGCGGCGTCTGCAACCTGCCGAACGGCTCGGGCCGCACGGCGCGCGTTGCCGTTTTCGCTCGCGGCGCCAAGGCCGACGAAGCGAAGGCTGCCGGAGCCGACATCGTTGGCGCGGAAGACCTCGTTGAAATCGTCTCGAAGGGCACGATCAACTTTGATCGCTGCATCGCGACGCCGGACATGATGGGTCTCGTCGGCCGCCTCGGTAAGGTCTTGGGTCCGCGCGGCCTGATGCCGAACCCGCGCGTCGGCACCGTGACCATGGACGTCACCAGCGCCGTGAAAGGCGCCAAGGGCGGCTCGGTTGAGTTCCGCGTCGAGAAGGCGGGCATCGTGCACGCTGGCGTCGGCAAGGCGAGCTTCACCGAAGAAGCCTTGGTCCAGAACATCAAGGCGTTCGTCGACGCGGTCGTGAAGGCGAAGCCGACGGGTTCCAAGGGCACGTACCTCAAGAAGGTATCGCTGTCCTCGACGATGGGTCCGGGCCTGAAGCTCGACACCGCTTCCGTCGCGCCGGGACCGGCCGCCTAA
- the nusG gene encoding transcription termination/antitermination protein NusG translates to MVVAQEREEKATVAGTRWYIVHAYTNFERKVADAIRERAKAGGLEDLFEEIVVPTEEVVEIKRGRKIPTERKFLPGYVLVKMKMTDAAFVMIKNTPKVTGFLGADNKPMPIPEAEAMRILNQVKEGVERPKPTITFEVGENVKVADGPFASFTGIVEEVDEERSRVKVAVSIFGRPTPVELEFTQVEKIAA, encoded by the coding sequence ATGGTTGTCGCGCAAGAACGCGAAGAAAAAGCAACGGTTGCCGGTACGCGCTGGTACATCGTGCACGCATACACGAATTTCGAACGCAAGGTGGCGGACGCGATCCGCGAGCGCGCGAAAGCGGGCGGCCTTGAAGATCTCTTCGAAGAGATCGTCGTTCCCACGGAAGAAGTCGTCGAGATCAAGCGCGGCCGCAAGATCCCGACCGAGCGGAAGTTTTTGCCGGGCTACGTGCTCGTCAAAATGAAGATGACCGACGCAGCGTTCGTGATGATCAAGAACACGCCGAAGGTCACTGGCTTCCTCGGTGCGGACAATAAGCCGATGCCGATCCCGGAAGCTGAGGCGATGCGCATCCTGAACCAAGTGAAGGAAGGCGTAGAGCGGCCGAAGCCGACGATCACATTCGAGGTCGGAGAGAACGTCAAGGTCGCAGACGGCCCGTTCGCTTCGTTCACTGGCATCGTCGAGGAAGTCGACGAGGAGCGCTCACGTGTGAAGGTCGCCGTGTCGATCTTCGGGCGGCCGACGCCGGTCGAGCTCGAATTTACACAGGTCGAAAAGATCGCAGCCTGA